One segment of Natronosalvus halobius DNA contains the following:
- a CDS encoding potassium channel family protein — protein sequence MKFIIVGYGRVGARTARILAEEGHDVVILDNDQKRLERADGEGFDGVQGDGADEDALLEAGIETADAIGAMTPDLNVNFAACMVGKHYGCRTVLRIDEDYREDIYEKYAADVDEIIYPERLGAAGAKTALLGGDFNVVADLAQNLHLTVLEIAEGSPAVGKRLSELELPEGSRIYAHGRETESLTIPLPGTALAAGDEVAVITETDAIEQVRSTLLAET from the coding sequence ATGAAGTTCATCATCGTCGGGTACGGTCGCGTTGGCGCGCGAACGGCCCGCATTCTCGCGGAGGAGGGCCACGACGTCGTCATCCTGGACAACGACCAGAAACGCCTCGAGCGCGCCGACGGTGAGGGGTTCGACGGCGTGCAGGGGGACGGTGCCGACGAGGATGCGCTGCTCGAGGCGGGCATCGAGACGGCGGACGCAATCGGCGCGATGACGCCCGACCTGAACGTCAACTTCGCGGCGTGTATGGTCGGCAAACACTACGGCTGTCGGACCGTCTTGCGGATCGACGAGGACTACCGGGAGGACATCTACGAGAAGTACGCCGCGGACGTCGACGAGATCATCTACCCCGAGCGACTCGGTGCCGCCGGCGCGAAGACCGCGCTCCTCGGTGGCGACTTCAACGTCGTCGCGGACTTGGCCCAGAACCTGCACCTGACCGTTCTCGAGATCGCCGAAGGGTCACCGGCGGTCGGCAAGCGACTCAGCGAACTCGAGTTACCCGAAGGCTCGCGCATCTACGCCCACGGACGGGAGACGGAGTCGCTGACGATTCCGCTCCCGGGGACGGCGCTGGCCGCTGGTGACGAGGTAGCGGTGATCACCGAGACGGACGCCATCGAGCAGGTTCGGTCGACGTTGCTGGCTGAAACCTGA
- a CDS encoding glutathione S-transferase family protein, translated as MNMLVDGEWRTDASETTTEEGAFERQTTTFRDEIQDDPDARFQPAAGRYHLYVSYACPWAHRTLLVRSLKGLEDAISVSVVDPYRDQDGWQFTPEKDGCTVDHVHGADFLRELYGRADPDTTCRVTVPVLWDTKEDTIVNNESAEIIRMLDTEFDDLATRDVDLYPEGYREDVDEIIEAIYEPINNGVYRAGFATKQEPYEAAVDDLFEALAHWDDVLAEQRYLAGDRLTEADVCLFTTLVRFDQVYHTHFMCNVKFIREFDNLWPYLRDLYQTPGVAETVEMDHIKEHYYTTHPDVNPHGIVARGPDLEFEAPHDRDALSGEPPAALASSLER; from the coding sequence ATGAACATGCTCGTCGACGGCGAGTGGCGAACCGATGCGTCCGAGACCACCACCGAGGAGGGAGCCTTCGAGCGCCAGACGACGACGTTCCGCGACGAGATCCAGGACGACCCGGACGCCCGCTTCCAGCCGGCAGCCGGACGTTACCACCTCTACGTCTCCTACGCGTGCCCGTGGGCTCACCGGACGCTCCTGGTGCGGTCGCTGAAGGGGCTCGAGGATGCCATCTCCGTCTCGGTCGTCGACCCCTACCGCGACCAGGATGGCTGGCAGTTCACGCCCGAGAAAGACGGGTGTACCGTCGATCACGTCCACGGAGCGGACTTCCTCCGGGAACTCTACGGGCGTGCCGACCCGGACACGACCTGTCGGGTCACGGTGCCGGTGCTCTGGGACACGAAGGAAGACACCATCGTCAACAACGAGTCCGCAGAGATCATCCGTATGCTCGATACCGAGTTCGACGACCTGGCGACCAGGGACGTCGATCTCTATCCCGAGGGCTACCGCGAGGACGTCGACGAGATCATCGAGGCGATCTACGAGCCGATCAACAACGGCGTCTACCGGGCCGGGTTCGCGACGAAGCAGGAGCCGTACGAGGCGGCCGTCGACGACCTCTTCGAGGCGCTCGCACACTGGGACGACGTGCTCGCCGAGCAGCGCTACCTCGCCGGTGACCGCCTGACCGAGGCCGACGTCTGCCTGTTCACGACGCTCGTGCGATTCGACCAGGTCTACCACACGCACTTCATGTGCAACGTCAAATTCATCCGCGAGTTCGACAACCTCTGGCCGTACCTGCGCGACCTCTACCAAACGCCCGGTGTCGCAGAGACGGTCGAGATGGACCACATCAAGGAACACTACTACACGACCCACCCGGACGTGAACCCGCACGGCATCGTCGCCCGCGGCCCCGACCTCGAGTTCGAGGCGCCACACGACCGGGACGCGCTGTCTGGAGAGCCACCCGCGGCGCTGGCGTCGTCGCTCGAGCGCTAG
- the msrB gene encoding peptide-methionine (R)-S-oxide reductase MsrB: MSQESDERTLTDEEWRERLTDEEYRVLREAGTERPFSGEYVDHEEDGSYSCAGCEATLFESDTKYHSGCGWPSFYDADDDVIETRVDTSHGMHRTEVLCANCGGHLGHIFEDGPEPTGKRYCINSAALEFEDE; the protein is encoded by the coding sequence ATGAGCCAGGAATCCGACGAGCGAACGCTGACCGACGAGGAGTGGCGCGAGCGCCTGACCGACGAGGAGTACCGCGTTCTCCGGGAGGCCGGGACCGAGCGCCCGTTCTCCGGCGAGTACGTCGACCACGAGGAGGACGGCTCCTACTCGTGTGCAGGCTGTGAAGCCACGCTCTTCGAGTCGGACACGAAGTACCACTCGGGGTGTGGCTGGCCGAGTTTCTACGACGCCGACGACGACGTGATCGAGACGCGCGTCGACACCAGCCACGGCATGCACCGCACCGAAGTCCTGTGTGCCAACTGCGGTGGCCACCTCGGTCACATCTTCGAGGACGGTCCCGAACCCACGGGGAAGCGCTACTGCATCAACTCGGCGGCGCTCGAGTTCGAGGACGAGTAA
- a CDS encoding calcium/sodium antiporter, protein MSLLGPAASTLVGLVALWLGARWLVTAASRLARTAGIPPLIVGLTVVAFGTSAPEIVVGVEAALEGRGAIAVGNVVGSNAFNLGAILGALAIISPFRVADTLVRRDAVAMAAATGVGIAVLVNLHVSRTEGIFLLACLVAYLAWLARSARDSDTGAVEPERSGTNRHPGVDALVLVVGLVLVGLGGRLLVQGAVELARAGGVSEWLIGVTVVAGGTSLPEAAASVVAARRAEVGLAAGNVIGSNVFNLLGVLGVSAVAAPLVVGASVRSGLWWLAALTAVSAVLLGTGRRLTRLEGVALVLSVAGFWVLAAG, encoded by the coding sequence GTGTCTTTGCTCGGACCTGCGGCGTCGACCCTCGTCGGTCTGGTCGCGCTCTGGCTGGGCGCGCGGTGGCTCGTCACCGCGGCTTCCCGACTCGCTCGAACCGCGGGCATCCCGCCGCTGATCGTCGGTCTAACCGTCGTCGCCTTCGGGACGTCGGCACCCGAGATCGTTGTGGGCGTCGAGGCGGCTCTCGAGGGCCGCGGCGCCATCGCGGTCGGCAACGTGGTCGGATCGAACGCGTTCAATCTGGGCGCGATTCTGGGCGCACTAGCGATCATTAGTCCGTTTCGCGTCGCCGACACCCTCGTTCGGCGGGACGCCGTCGCGATGGCGGCGGCGACCGGGGTCGGGATCGCGGTTCTGGTAAATCTGCACGTCTCGCGCACGGAAGGGATCTTTCTCCTCGCGTGTCTGGTCGCCTACCTGGCCTGGCTCGCCCGCTCGGCACGCGATTCCGACACCGGCGCCGTCGAACCTGAACGCTCGGGAACGAACCGCCACCCTGGAGTCGACGCGCTCGTCCTCGTCGTCGGTCTGGTCCTGGTCGGTCTCGGCGGCCGGTTGCTCGTCCAGGGCGCTGTCGAACTCGCCCGCGCCGGAGGCGTCTCGGAGTGGCTCATCGGCGTGACGGTGGTCGCAGGGGGAACTTCTCTCCCCGAGGCGGCAGCGTCCGTCGTCGCGGCGCGGCGCGCCGAGGTCGGCCTCGCGGCCGGGAACGTCATCGGGTCGAACGTATTCAACCTGCTGGGCGTGCTCGGCGTCTCCGCGGTGGCCGCGCCGCTGGTCGTCGGCGCGAGTGTTCGCTCGGGGTTGTGGTGGCTCGCCGCGTTGACCGCCGTTTCGGCCGTCCTCCTGGGGACCGGCCGTCGGCTGACCCGTCTCGAGGGTGTCGCGCTTGTGCTCTCGGTGGCGGGCTTCTGGGTGCTGGCGGCGGGTTGA
- a CDS encoding NCS2 family permease — translation MGATDTLAEYFDFRAHDTDLRTESIAGLTTFLAMSYIILVNPFILAQAIDIPGYGFTATVQMIAIGTIIASAVAIFVMAFYANRPFGLAPGMGLNVFFAYTVVIGMGIHWTTALAAVFVEGILFIAITAIGAREYVIRLFPEPVKFAVGAGIGIFLLFIGLLEMSIVVPDPDTAVTLGGLATNPAALLGLFGLLITFVLWARGITGSIIVGILGTTVLGWLTYFSGLAGNEVLPGALVAEDGGLSFAVVTSPQYDISPLLFAFVDGLRDVDPLTFTLVVFTFFFVDFFDTAGTLIGVSQFGGFLDEDGNLPDIDKPLMADAVGTTVGAMVGTSTVTTYIESSTGVEEGGRTGMTALVVGLLFLAALVLIPLIAMIPAYASFIALVVVGIIMLEGVLDVEWQDPAWAVSAGLTITIMPLTYSIANGLAAGIIVYPIIKAATGELEDVRLGQWLMALALVGYFYVYTSGMLG, via the coding sequence ATGGGGGCAACCGACACGCTCGCGGAGTACTTCGACTTCCGGGCACACGACACGGACCTGCGGACCGAATCGATCGCGGGGCTCACGACGTTCCTCGCGATGTCGTACATCATCCTCGTCAACCCGTTCATTCTGGCGCAGGCGATCGACATCCCCGGCTATGGCTTCACCGCCACCGTACAGATGATCGCCATTGGGACGATCATCGCCTCGGCGGTCGCCATCTTCGTGATGGCGTTCTACGCGAACCGGCCGTTCGGCCTCGCGCCCGGGATGGGACTGAACGTCTTCTTCGCGTACACGGTCGTCATCGGGATGGGAATTCACTGGACGACTGCGCTCGCGGCCGTGTTCGTCGAGGGAATACTCTTCATCGCGATCACGGCGATCGGCGCTCGCGAGTACGTCATCCGACTGTTTCCCGAACCGGTGAAGTTCGCCGTCGGTGCCGGGATCGGGATCTTCCTGCTCTTCATCGGCTTGCTCGAGATGTCGATCGTCGTCCCCGACCCCGACACGGCGGTCACGCTCGGCGGGCTCGCGACGAATCCCGCCGCCTTACTCGGCCTGTTCGGCCTGCTGATCACGTTCGTCCTCTGGGCACGCGGCATCACGGGTTCGATCATCGTCGGGATTCTCGGAACGACCGTACTCGGCTGGCTGACGTATTTCTCGGGTCTCGCTGGTAACGAAGTCCTGCCGGGAGCGCTCGTCGCCGAGGACGGAGGACTCTCGTTCGCCGTCGTCACGTCTCCGCAGTACGACATCTCACCTCTGCTCTTTGCGTTCGTCGACGGATTGCGTGACGTCGATCCGCTCACGTTCACGCTGGTCGTCTTCACGTTCTTCTTCGTCGACTTCTTCGACACCGCCGGGACACTCATCGGCGTCTCTCAGTTCGGCGGCTTCCTCGACGAAGACGGCAACCTACCCGATATCGACAAGCCGCTGATGGCCGACGCTGTCGGCACCACCGTCGGGGCGATGGTGGGCACCTCGACGGTAACGACGTACATCGAGTCCTCGACCGGCGTCGAGGAGGGCGGACGCACGGGCATGACCGCGCTCGTCGTCGGGCTCCTCTTCCTCGCTGCGCTAGTTCTCATTCCGCTCATCGCCATGATTCCCGCCTACGCCTCCTTCATCGCCCTGGTGGTCGTCGGCATCATCATGCTCGAGGGCGTCCTGGACGTCGAGTGGCAGGACCCTGCCTGGGCGGTTTCGGCCGGTCTAACGATCACGATCATGCCGCTGACGTACTCCATCGCGAACGGCCTCGCTGCCGGGATCATCGTGTACCCGATCATCAAGGCCGCCACCGGCGAACTCGAGGACGTGCGTCTCGGCCAGTGGCTGATGGCGCTGGCGCTCGTGGGCTACTTCTACGTCTACACGAGTGGAATGCTCGGCTGA
- a CDS encoding DNA methyltransferase, with the protein MADDGDAGGENGHRQSRLFTDDDGDFDAERAREESLPVEDGDVVNTDELADHQTYLDGRGIYDERNRLNDLTGREWKFATKSVIPEAYPPDLQHDLRSEHGGQKPPRLCADLVGRFSKAGETVLDPFAGVGGTLLGASLCEHEGTGLREAIGFERNPRWIEVYETALERENEERRERGEAPLAAQDVHEGDCADLVQDLSENSVDLLLADVPYWDMDEREQTRNRRATRESKLGAFDADGVDDGDGGSDGNGDGCNDGDGNGDNAGRRESEREKVSESESDSTNDTTTPHADSSDQSKADWLAEMGDRFAQFARVVKPGRYAVVFIGDMYREQSYAFLAADLARAIQDAAPMTLAANLIWYDPSKDLHVYGYPFSFVPSMVHQNVLVFRVDE; encoded by the coding sequence ATGGCTGACGACGGCGACGCAGGCGGCGAGAACGGGCACCGCCAGAGCCGCCTGTTCACCGACGACGACGGCGACTTCGACGCCGAGCGGGCGCGTGAGGAGTCCCTCCCCGTCGAGGACGGCGACGTGGTCAACACCGACGAACTGGCCGACCACCAGACCTACCTCGATGGACGGGGGATCTACGACGAGCGAAACCGACTCAACGACCTCACTGGCCGAGAGTGGAAGTTCGCCACGAAGTCGGTGATTCCCGAAGCCTATCCGCCGGACCTCCAGCACGACCTGCGGAGCGAGCACGGGGGGCAGAAACCCCCGCGGCTCTGTGCGGACCTCGTCGGTCGGTTCAGCAAGGCCGGCGAGACCGTCCTCGATCCGTTCGCGGGCGTCGGGGGCACCCTCCTGGGTGCGAGCCTCTGCGAACACGAGGGAACCGGCCTGCGGGAGGCAATCGGCTTCGAGCGAAACCCCCGGTGGATCGAGGTCTACGAGACGGCCCTCGAGCGGGAAAACGAGGAGCGCCGGGAACGCGGTGAGGCGCCGCTGGCTGCCCAGGACGTCCACGAGGGCGACTGTGCAGACCTGGTCCAGGACCTCTCCGAGAACTCGGTCGATTTGCTCCTGGCCGACGTTCCCTACTGGGATATGGACGAGCGCGAGCAGACGCGAAACCGGCGGGCGACTCGCGAGAGTAAGTTGGGGGCGTTCGACGCTGACGGTGTCGATGATGGCGACGGTGGTAGCGACGGCAATGGCGACGGCTGTAATGACGGCGACGGCAATGGCGACAATGCCGGCCGCCGTGAGAGTGAGCGCGAGAAGGTGAGTGAAAGTGAGAGCGACAGCACGAACGACACCACGACACCACACGCCGACTCGAGCGACCAGTCGAAAGCCGACTGGCTCGCCGAGATGGGCGATCGTTTCGCCCAGTTCGCAAGGGTCGTCAAACCCGGCCGGTACGCCGTCGTCTTCATCGGCGACATGTACCGCGAGCAATCCTACGCGTTCCTGGCCGCCGACCTCGCTCGAGCGATCCAGGACGCGGCGCCGATGACGCTCGCGGCCAACCTGATCTGGTACGATCCGTCGAAGGATCTCCACGTCTACGGCTACCCGTTCTCGTTCGTGCCGTCGATGGTCCACCAGAACGTGCTCGTGTTTCGGGTCGACGAGTGA
- a CDS encoding response regulator yields the protein MTDADAPVVLIVEDEPDVAESYELWLAGRYEIRRAHDGEDALDVVDDTVDVVLLDRMMPKLSGEQVLREIRERGIDCRVAMVTAVEPDFDVVEMGFDAYITKPPERADLIGTIDQLLERATLDGALQEYHSLLARKGALESEKPLAELEASDEYRNLLDRIDAKQAEIDGGLGDMSSDIDFVSAIRELADDAEGGDQDGSDAVNRITDGEEER from the coding sequence ATGACGGACGCAGACGCTCCGGTCGTCCTCATCGTCGAAGACGAACCGGACGTGGCCGAGAGTTACGAACTCTGGCTCGCGGGTCGGTACGAAATCAGGCGCGCACACGACGGCGAGGACGCGCTCGATGTCGTCGACGACACGGTGGACGTGGTTCTCCTGGACCGGATGATGCCGAAGCTATCCGGCGAACAGGTCCTGCGCGAGATCCGCGAACGCGGAATCGATTGTCGCGTCGCGATGGTGACGGCAGTCGAACCCGACTTCGACGTCGTCGAGATGGGGTTCGACGCGTACATCACCAAACCGCCGGAGCGAGCAGACCTGATCGGAACGATCGACCAATTGCTCGAGCGGGCGACCCTCGATGGAGCGTTACAGGAGTATCACTCGCTGCTGGCCCGGAAAGGCGCCCTCGAGTCCGAAAAACCGCTCGCCGAGCTAGAAGCGAGCGACGAGTACCGGAACCTTCTCGACCGCATCGACGCGAAACAGGCCGAGATAGACGGAGGGCTCGGGGACATGAGCTCCGATATCGACTTCGTCAGTGCGATCCGTGAACTGGCCGACGACGCTGAAGGCGGCGACCAGGACGGTTCAGATGCAGTCAACCGGATCACCGACGGCGAAGAGGAACGATGA
- a CDS encoding PAS domain-containing protein — MSESSLYTRVFEELTEGVAIIDPRTERFEDVNRAYADVLGYEPSELEGASFVEVISDGGPSDGDTLSMILETPRTDESHQFEYVLETDEGTERRVELTLTLLDVDGGRRWMSTIRERGSEGTQSRTLDTTVQRLNIALAGTNTGVWEWNMETDEVTWTESMERLFGLEPGTFEGTFEAFAERVHPDDRPAVKSAIETAIEQDDVFQLEYRILRDDGEQRWGYARAETYGFEDGNGRMVGIVTDITKRKEQERRLHRRDLQYRKLVNRLPEAYYTFDSDWTLTYCNEVLAERLETTVDELIGTSIWETLPGTRGSILEETFQEAKERQEVTSCEFYVEDYEYWIEAQAYPYEDGVAVISADITDQKERFGMVLDSMPLIFYRIDSEGVFQESRGKGLTMLGLEPGAVAGESVFDVYAANPEITEAVERTLEGEEVSLTFEVENHYFQSQFRPIVENGDVTELIGVSMDITELERQREQMEFFNSILRHDVLNGMTIIKTRGELLAEQLEGEHGQYARTIVDWCDATTAVTKRVQRVIETLTTPDEESQVVPVDAAAMLRRKLDELQNAHPEIVFVGDFDSDVSVRADELLSDVLGNLLANSIEHNDTDDLRVEVTVETDGDGVTIRIDDNGVGIDDERKESVFRRGTTSHVKETGSGFGLFFVDVMVDKYGGEVRVTDSDSGGACFVLELPKANGGGKT; from the coding sequence ATGTCCGAATCCTCTCTCTATACGCGAGTGTTCGAGGAACTCACCGAGGGCGTCGCGATAATCGATCCCCGGACCGAACGATTCGAGGACGTCAATCGAGCGTACGCCGACGTGCTCGGGTACGAACCGTCCGAACTCGAGGGTGCGTCCTTCGTCGAGGTGATCAGTGACGGTGGTCCCTCGGACGGGGATACCCTGTCGATGATCCTCGAGACACCCCGAACGGACGAATCTCACCAGTTCGAGTACGTCCTGGAAACCGACGAGGGGACCGAGCGCCGCGTCGAACTGACGCTCACGCTACTCGACGTCGACGGCGGTCGCCGGTGGATGTCGACCATCCGCGAACGTGGGTCCGAAGGAACGCAATCCCGAACGCTCGACACGACTGTTCAGCGGCTCAACATCGCTCTGGCCGGAACGAACACGGGCGTCTGGGAGTGGAATATGGAAACCGACGAGGTGACCTGGACCGAATCGATGGAACGACTGTTCGGACTCGAGCCCGGCACGTTCGAAGGAACCTTCGAGGCGTTCGCCGAGCGCGTCCACCCCGACGACCGCCCTGCTGTCAAGTCGGCTATCGAGACGGCCATCGAGCAGGACGACGTGTTCCAGCTCGAATACCGAATCCTCCGTGACGACGGCGAGCAGCGCTGGGGATACGCACGGGCCGAAACGTACGGATTCGAGGACGGCAACGGTCGAATGGTGGGAATCGTCACCGACATCACGAAGCGCAAGGAACAGGAGCGACGACTCCACCGACGGGACCTGCAGTACAGGAAACTCGTCAACCGTCTTCCGGAGGCCTACTATACGTTCGATAGCGACTGGACACTGACGTACTGCAACGAGGTGCTGGCCGAACGACTCGAAACGACCGTCGACGAACTGATTGGAACGTCTATCTGGGAGACGTTACCCGGCACGCGAGGATCGATCCTCGAGGAGACCTTCCAGGAAGCGAAGGAGCGTCAGGAGGTAACGTCCTGTGAATTCTACGTCGAAGACTACGAGTACTGGATCGAGGCGCAGGCGTATCCTTACGAGGACGGGGTCGCGGTCATCTCGGCCGACATCACCGACCAGAAGGAGAGATTTGGGATGGTGCTGGACTCCATGCCACTCATTTTCTACCGGATCGATAGCGAGGGAGTTTTCCAGGAATCTCGCGGCAAAGGACTGACGATGCTGGGTCTCGAGCCCGGCGCCGTCGCCGGCGAATCCGTGTTCGACGTGTACGCGGCCAACCCGGAAATCACCGAGGCGGTCGAACGGACGCTCGAAGGCGAAGAGGTGTCTCTCACGTTCGAAGTCGAAAACCACTACTTCCAGAGCCAGTTCAGACCGATCGTCGAGAACGGCGACGTAACCGAACTCATCGGCGTCTCGATGGACATCACCGAATTGGAACGCCAGCGCGAGCAAATGGAGTTCTTCAACTCGATCCTCCGTCACGACGTGTTGAACGGAATGACCATCATCAAGACGCGTGGTGAACTCCTGGCCGAGCAACTCGAGGGTGAGCACGGGCAATATGCGCGGACGATCGTCGACTGGTGTGACGCCACGACGGCGGTCACGAAGCGCGTCCAGCGCGTCATCGAGACGCTCACGACGCCGGACGAGGAGAGCCAGGTCGTACCGGTCGATGCGGCCGCGATGCTTCGTCGGAAGCTAGATGAACTGCAAAACGCGCACCCCGAGATCGTCTTCGTCGGCGATTTCGACTCGGACGTGTCCGTTCGTGCCGACGAGTTGCTGTCCGACGTCCTCGGCAACCTCCTGGCGAACAGCATCGAACACAACGACACGGACGACCTCCGGGTCGAGGTGACGGTCGAAACCGACGGCGACGGCGTCACGATACGGATCGACGATAACGGGGTTGGAATCGACGACGAGCGCAAAGAAAGCGTGTTCCGTCGCGGTACGACCTCCCACGTCAAAGAGACGGGGTCAGGCTTCGGGCTGTTCTTCGTCGACGTCATGGTCGACAAGTACGGCGGCGAGGTCAGGGTGACGGACAGCGACTCCGGCGGCGCCTGCTTCGTTCTCGAACTCCCGAAAGCGAACGGAGGGGGAAAAACGTGA
- a CDS encoding glutathione S-transferase N-terminal domain-containing protein, whose amino-acid sequence MTDITFYELPGCPFCAKVRTKLEDLDLEYDTVQVPAARNERTEVEAVSGQTGVPIIVDEAHGVEGMAESSDIVAYLEETYGAEA is encoded by the coding sequence ATGACAGACATTACCTTCTACGAACTGCCCGGCTGTCCGTTCTGTGCGAAAGTCCGAACCAAACTCGAGGACCTCGACCTGGAGTACGACACCGTCCAGGTTCCGGCTGCTCGCAACGAGCGCACCGAGGTCGAGGCCGTCAGCGGGCAGACCGGCGTCCCGATCATCGTCGACGAGGCTCACGGCGTCGAGGGAATGGCCGAGAGTAGCGACATCGTCGCGTATCTCGAAGAAACCTACGGCGCCGAGGCGTAG